The genome window CAAATAACCGATCAGGGCTCacttgccaattttttaaaaatgcagtaacTAATTCATTTAAGCCCCTGCTGGTGATACAGAAGGCTCTCCTCCCACCCTGCTTCCCATCTTCCTGCCAGAAACTGCTCTAAATTGCCCGTTGTCCTGGAATGCCAGATGTCAGGGGTCAGAGAGTTTGATCGAAAGGTGAGTTATAAAGCCCCTGAAGCCCATTTTCTTCTCTTCTGTTGGGTTTTATTCTTGTCAGGCCTTGGACATCTCTCCCAAGCAGAGGAGTACCTGTCCCAAGCTCGGTGGAGTGTCCTCAAGACGTCTCAGTGCAGTCCTGCCATTGAATCAAAGCTGCATCGTAACCTGGGACTCCTCTACGTGGCCAAAGGGAACTTTGAGGAGTCTTTGTACCATCTGGCAAATGACGTAAGACATCCTTTCCCAGTTAAAACTTAGCAAGCATCCTCATACAATGGAGGCACTGAATGGGTGCTCCCTTTAGACGTTAAGGGGATATCTTCTTCCAGGGCTCCTCCTCCTCTAAGGAAACAGGAAAGCTGAGATTGGCTTTTTGTGAAATGCTTTTTGGTGTCTGCTTCCAAAAAAGGGAAGGATTTGTGCCCTGCATGGTCACTGGGAAGGTTACCAGGCTAAGAGACATAACAAAATCTGTGTTTATGACTAAGTTGGGGATGCACAGCTGTAACACAGCTGCCTGGGATGAACTCAAGGCATTGCTGGTCAGCTGGTAAGGAGTTTCTTGGAGCCCCCTTATTTTCTGTTCCAGTCCCATTCCTTTGGATTTTATCCCCAGCACTCTTAGAAGCGGATACCAGGAAACGTGACAAGTGTGCCATGAGCCTTCTGGGCACCCCATTGGTGATCATGACTAGCTTTCTCTGTTCTGTATTTTAGTTTGATTTTGGCACATGAGTGGTTATACTGTTACCATACAGTCTTTCTCTGGATCGGATTTCAGATTTACTTTGCTAGCTGTGCCTTTGGAACAAATGATGTGGCTGTCTCAGGAGGGTATTTCCACATGGCCAATGTTTTCTTCCGTCAGAACAGAATGGATGTTGCTGACTCAATGTACACCGAGGTCAGTAGACTATGAACGTGCTCTGCAGGAACGAGGGTGACAGCAAGGATAGGAGGACTGCACCAAAGGAGTGTTCTTTTTGCGATATAAAATAACCCAAGAGTCTTGCAGCCTCTAAAATACAAAGATATTTTATTATAGTTGTAGCTTTCATGAACTGGAAGCCCCTAAATGGCAgcttaattgaagagaagtggtatataaatcaaataaataaataaatagaataagtAAGCTGCAGATTCATGAAGTAGAAGCTTCTACTGCAATCAGATATCTTTGTATTTAAGGTGCGGTGAGGCTCTTTTGTAGTTTCAGCTCCCCTTCTGCAGTTTGTCATTATGTAACATGCAGTCATGCAAAGTTGTGATTGCCGACATCATCGTTTGCCTCACTGCTTCTGTCCAGCAACTGTCCGCTTGTGTagcatccagtttggtgtagagccagtttggtgtggtggttaagtgtggcaggactctaatctggagagccaggtttgattccccactcctccgcttgaagccagctgggtgaccttgggtcagtcacagcttctcgaagctctctcagccccacccacctcacagagtgattgttgtgaggataataataacacactttgtaaactactctgagtgtggcattgttgtcctgaagggcggtatataaatcaaatgtcacgTTATTATCATGCATTTCCATCGCTACACATTGCAGAGGAGAGGAAGGGTGTGGCCATGGATAATGAGGAAAGAGAAGCTCCACTTTGATGCCTCCAAGAGAGCTGAGGAGACAGTGAGGTGGAGGGCAAGAGAGCCTGGCCTCTAATTATAAGGGGCCAACCAGGTAGAGATGAAGATcagggcagcccccctcccccccagttcaGAGGCATCACCAGCAAGGTGAGGATTACCTATCCTTCAGTACATCCGTGGTAGTTAACGGCCTCTGACTGTGACAGAAGTTTGCCTCCTGGCTCTTCATAGATCAATTaaccagtggggggtggggtggtagAAATAATATTCAGCTCATACCTTCATGAACGAGAACTCAATGCGGGGGTGGGGTGCAAAGGAGTTATCATTTTTATATCTTGTTCCACCCATAGTCAGAACTGCCTTTGTGGTTCTCAGTGGCATGTGAGGAGCTGCTGGGTTCTTGTAACTCCATCTTGAAAGCTAAATCGATTTTTCTGCCCCGCTCCTAGAGGCCAAAAAAGGACATTTGTTGTCCAAAGTGTTTAGCAACAAATATGCAAATAAGACGTTTGGTTATCAGACAGGTAGAGAGTAGGTGTGGACATGTTTTAGAACAGTTGGAAAATCTTTTTGTTAGATGGGAGTTTTAAAAATAGATGCAATAGTACTTTGGGTTGGGGGTTTTCTTTTGCTTGTCGGAGTTGTCGGCCTTTGGCTTAGGAAATCTTCCCACTTCCTTTTAGAAAAAGGAGATTCTTAAGAATATGGATCTTGCACCCAGTTCTGATTGCTGAGTTTGCATGGTGAGATTGTGGAATGCCACACTTAAGAAGTACATACCTTGAAAGATACCCAAAGGAGGAAGTCATGCTGAACCATGCTGCCTTCTGCATACTAAACAAGTGCTGTACCTTGAAGCCATGCCCACTCCCCAAATGAGGAACCATcacttgttttgttttctctctttttgttcTGTAaaatcacttttttcttttttgtttactGGCCATGAGGTTACTGAAATTTGGTACAATCACTTCAAACGCTTGATAGATCAGCAGTACCAGTCGCTCATGAGTCCGTCTGAAATCAACATGTTGCCCGAGGAGGAGACCACTGGAGACGTTCTTGGTAAGTGCATtaatttggggaagggggaacagTAGCATGGTGTATGGTTAgtgtgtcagtctaggatctagGATACCATGGGTTGACTCCCCACCTGGCCATGGAAGctaactgggtggccttgggccagtcagtctcagcctaacctgcagttgtgaagataaaataaaggaggggagaacaatatcGTCCCCACTGGCAAGAAAAGCagagcatgtatgtatgtatgtatgtatggtggagagtgccgtcaagtcatagctgacttatggtgatctctggtggggttttcatggtaagagactaacagaggtggtttgccattgcctgcctctgcaaccctcgtctttgttggaggtctcccatccaattactaaccatagccgaccctgcttagcttctgagacctgacaagattggacttgcctgggctactcaggtcagggcatgtatgtatatatgtataaataaataaatgtgatctTTCCCAAGGGATCAGAACAGGTTCTAATTAGAGCTACAGTGTTTAGCTTAAGTGACTAACAGGTTAAAAAACTTTTAATTGACCCCCAAAAGGACCTTGGATTAATCAggcaacaaatattttaaaaattgttagtaATTTTTAACACAAGTATTCACAAAATCTTGTAGGCAGCAGggtagaagaggcattccttctgGGCCAAGGGAAAGGAAAAGATCTCTTCCAAGATGATGCCACCACAGGCTAAGCCAGTCAGTTAACTTATTACAATCAGTATGCTGAATCTGTTCAAGATTTCTTTAATCTCATGATTGTTTTAAGTGATAATTGCTCTGTATGTTTGTTAAATCAGACAGAGCAAATCCGAGCCATCCATTtagctgcagggctggtgggagatttgaactcaggtcttccaAGTTTACCACACTTGCTCTTTTCCTGTTGGCTGAGAGTAACCCCTTCCTCACGCTCCTTTTCTCTGCTGCAGATGAAAGCCAGCAAGCTGAAGCGACGCAGATGCTGAACGCCATCTTGGATATCCGAGAGCAAGCATCCAAGCCGAAAGTGGATAAAATAGCCACGCTTGTCTGCACCCTGGCCATGTTCCATTGCTTGATCTTTGATATGCCGAAGGCAAGTTGATCAAAGAGGTTTGTTTGGCTGTGCCACCAAAGGCTTAGCTATGCCCATTTTTAACTGTTATGGGACTCTAGGATCTGTGAGTTTTGCCCATTAAGGGCTGGTTCTTTCACATGCCCAGATTCATTGATTCAAAGTTTGTATGTAAGTCATAAAGTGGATCTATTCTGTAGGCAGCTTTCTAGCCACATATCTTTGGGAAGCTGAGACTGGCCTCTACATATTAGCATGGGCAGCACATGCGGCTTGAAACCCAATGTCTTGTATTATGGTATGCAGAGAGGTTGCAGATGAATTCTTTCTCCGTAGGCTTTGATGCATGAATAGCCCCTGAagtcctggatatttgggagcgTGCTATAGTGCTTAGagggctggactaggatctgggcgactcaagttcgaatccccactctgccgtggaagcttgctgggtgaccttaggccagtcacacacccccATCCTGACCTacttcatagggctgttgtgaggataaaaaggaggagaaggatgtaagctgctttggggtccccaaatgaagtaaataaataaataaagctgatttGAGACAGGAGGGTGAGAAGGAAGGCAATCGTCGCGGAGTCTTGGACCACCACCAAACACACCAGATAGAACTATCTGCCTTGAGTGTTGCTGACAAAGGTtggctacaaataaataaaatattttgctgAGCAGAGCACTGAAGCAAAACGAAAATGGTGAGGACTTGCTTGCCTTCTCCTGTTCCTTGAACGGGAGGCTCTCCCTCCCCTTTTGAAAGTGTTGATTCATTTCCAGCTTTGTTCTTTCAGTCTGtctccagtgtggtgtagtaggtACGGTGTCAGACCGGGACCAGGAAGGTCTGGGATCAAATCTTCCTTCAGTCATAAATTTCCTTAGGTGATCTTGGACCACTCGCTgtctctcagtctagcctacttcacagcattgttatgaggataaatatGGAGAGAGGAGGGAAACAATTGTataccatcctgagctccttgaaggaagggcaggctAAAATTAATACATAAATAGGCATTCTGttcgttccttttttttttaaagaagagaatCCCAATTAGCCAAGTGCACATCACGTTAAtaaacaaatgtgtgtgtgttatgtgccgtcaggtcgtctccgacctatggcgaccctatgaatgaaagacctccaaaacgttctatctttaacagacttgctcaggtcctgcaaactggaggatgtgacttcttttattgagtctggccatctcattttaggtcttcctctttttctgccgccttccacttttcctagcattatcgacttttccagagaatcttgtcttctcatgatgtgaccaaagtacgatagctttagtcttgtcatttaagcctctaaggagaattcaggcttgattagatctaatacccacttatttgtctttttggctgtccgtggtatctgcaaaactgtcctccagcaccacatttcaaatgaatcaattttcttcctaagcagagttattctagCCCAAGcccgctgaaatcaatgggcttacgctcgggtaactttgcttagaatttcactgtaagtcacTGGTACAGGTACAGAACTCATTAAcgaattattttgtattttatttgtgGGATCTGGGCCTCACCTTTCCTCCAGGGAttagggttggggttttttttcttacgACTGCTGCTGAAAAGTCTAGAAGTCACTCCATTGCACTGTCCTTCTTTATGGCCACTCTTTTCTGTACAACTGCAGGCTCATGAACTTGCGAAGAAAACTCTGCACCTCATAAAGTTGGAACCGGTCGAGGGGCTGGAAGACACTCTCCACCGCTTGGTTAAACTGATCAAATCCAAGCCTTTCTATGTGAAATAGAAGTGCTTTCGATGCCATGTCCCAACCCGACGTTCAAGTAACCACAACGATGTTAGGAGCTGCCACCTGCCAAGCTGCCCTGGCAATCATTCAGCTGAATCTCCTTTCAATTTTAATTAAATGTAAAGTTTTTATATTTCTACGGAATTGTAACCTCAGAAGGCTTCCAGTCGTCACTCAACTGCAGTGGTGGGTGAGGCCCAGGAGCGAGCAAGCAGgccctgtggtggtggcagctgtgCAAGGGCTGCTCATTACAGGCTTGTAATGATTTGCTCCCAGCGAGAAGGAATGCATTATTGCACAAAGATGTGCTTGCGTCGTAGCATACAATCAAGGCTGCATTTAAAGCTCTGCAACCTAATGCAGTGCTAAGAAGAGCAAATTTCTGCAACTTGGATGCATTATTTAAATTAGATTTATATAATTTTTGCCTAGTTTAATGAGGTTGTGCTAATCCTGGGGGGAGGGCCAAGGAGGCAGCAAGGCCCTCTGTCCTTAAAACATCGACTTTCCCAGCGTCTCTGATTTTGGGAGAACTTTTCTGTAACACTTTAATCATATATTTACAACTGTGAAAACTAGAAAGTTCATTcatggtttggggtggggggagttaaaTATCTAAGGAGACTAACTTATATGCCTTGTACCGCACTGTGCTCCCAGACAACTGAGGTGTATGCACAGCTGCAAATGTGGCCTGTTAAAGAATGCATACAAGACACAAAACCACATACCTTCAATGGGGCTGGCTAATGTCTGTCCTTTTAGAGTTGTACTTTGTAAGATAATTCTGTCTTAGTCTCAACCCCGCCCCCTCTCAAATAACATATCTCCCAGCACCACTCTCTATCCAGAAGTTAATGGGATTTGAgaatagagccagaggagttagccgtgttagtctgtagttgcaatagtaaaaattccagtagcacctttaagactaaccaactttattgagacgagcttttgagaaccacagttctcttcgtcaggtatGAATTGGGATTTGagaaggctcaaaaaggttttGCCTCATTTATGGAACAGAGCAAGGCAAAGCAGGACATTTCTGGCTCTTGTGAAATCTGGTACTTTCTGCATTCATGGCCCTTCAACCCTGCTGCTTCCATATTTTTTTGTTAACTTATGCAGCTGTCAGATTGGCCTGTAGTccacagaagtgtgtgtgtgtgtgtgcgcagagtgccctcaagtcagagttgacttatggcgacccctggtggggttttcatggcaagagaccaacagaggtggtttgccattgcctgcctccacaaccctggtcttcgtttgagatctcccatccaattactaaccaaagccgaccctacttagcttctgagatctggcgagatcaggctcacctgagttaTCCAGGTCGGGGTCCCCAGAAGTGTACAATGCATAAAAATGCATTGATCTTTAAGCTgccacaaaattaatttttttgccaCAACGTATGACTAAACCTCTGGAACTGCAAAATGCATGATGCTCTGACAAGATTTTGCaaaataagcattttttaaatttacttaGCGTATTTATGTGCCTCTTTTCTGTTCAGTGAATTCCTGTGGTGTTTGCATAAGTGGCATTGGCATGGAGGATTTTGATTTTTCTTCTTCCACCCCTTCTTCCACCCCTTCTTCCATCTTATAAGCCCGTGTGAACTCCAAAATGCCTTTTGGCAAATATTTAGAATCTAATTCCAGCTCAACAAACCCACCTATACCCTTGTGCACCTGTTAACCCCTCTCAgagttttatggtttttaaactgGGAAGTATAGAGATAATATATCCCCTCAAGAGCCGAATCCAGTAGGATAGACTAATTGTAAGGGGGGAAATCCTATCCTATAACCTATGTCCTCTTGCTTCTCTAAgccattaaaaataacaaaaatggtCTAAAATgagagtttctctctctcccccactgaGGTATCACATCAGGCTGTAGTCATGACACAACAGCAGGCGTATTTCCAGAACCACTAATTAAAATGCTGTACATAGAAACAAGGCTGGTAAATATCAAATCCCAAGGCCAATTCCagtgaggggggaggagggaaaccaTAACctggtttgtttttctttttagttcTTATCTGAAGTAAAATTGACATTTTTTAAGAGCAGAGGAAGGCAGATTGGGAAATAAGTAAGTAATGAACAAAAGGACCTGAGAGGGACAGAAGAGAGGAACCTAGTTGGCCAGACAGAAGAGGGCTGGCAGTTCCATGCGTGATCcgactcaccccccaccccccaaaataaaCTCCTTAATAGATATTTCAGGACGCCAACTCATAGGGGAAATTACAGGGCCAGGAAGAGAAGATGGGAGACTGAAGAAAGTAGCAGGAAAGGTACACAAAAGGTACATGTGTGGAGAAGGGTGTGATGAGAATAAAAATGAGGAAATGATTGAGTAATTAAAGAGTTGGTTGCAATACTGCCAGTGGCCAGGAGGAAAAAGTTCATTCCCATTCCTTGGGACTTACTCCTGAGTtgaaactaagagtctctctacacaagacatcttacacgggaacacttaagtgtagggagacgcaatgttagccaagaaacgtagtttaaaaagatagagccagcagagatcgctcctcagaggatttgttaatttcatttttgcctcctggaaggctcttatcaatttcacctctactTTGGGGAGACTAAGATGAAATTTACAACCTCTCTGAGGTACAATCTCCGCcaactctttttaaactaccctcctgtagagaggtgaaatcaacagccttcagctctgtcttttaaaactacgcttcccaactaacattgcatctctctacacttgagtccCCTGTAAAGGGACTCTAAATGAAGCAGCCAGACTAGTCAAGATCAGTCAAGTGGGGCAGTAGGGAGTTCTTCAGCCCTAAAATTGCACTCTTAGATTCCAAACCAGAGGATCCAGCTTGACCCTCGCCCCCGCTAAGCTCCCACCGAAGAAGAGATTCTCCCACAAAGACTGCCGTGAAAGCAGAAGACGCAGTTCCGGGCTCTCAAACGCTCATGTCATTTATTCTGCTCATACAAACGTCTCTTCCCATAcatttctttccccccctcctattGGCACTTCAAAAAGGAGTTCAGGATAACATTGCATCAGACACAgcaaaattagattttttttttcattttttgttcttcctaaaacgtatattgtctttCAAGTGTGGTCGCATACTTTAAaaacagacaaataaataaaaaagtagaTGCTTAAATAGCTGtgacc of Eublepharis macularius isolate TG4126 chromosome 17, MPM_Emac_v1.0, whole genome shotgun sequence contains these proteins:
- the ZMYND12 gene encoding zinc finger MYND domain-containing protein 12, with protein sequence MQTERIVHLALPRGRKAFCELCLAPATVRCGGCGVTFYCEVEHQNADWVSVHEKICQLLIPLRTALPFYDSEKKRKHGREQKISREKFLAEVTHNTAQKFLYEGKHEDAIPAALHSLKFNISVHGLNSSELVPAYLMLAEASLGLGHLSQAEEYLSQARWSVLKTSQCSPAIESKLHRNLGLLYVAKGNFEESLYHLANDIYFASCAFGTNDVAVSGGYFHMANVFFRQNRMDVADSMYTEVTEIWYNHFKRLIDQQYQSLMSPSEINMLPEEETTGDVLDESQQAEATQMLNAILDIREQASKPKVDKIATLVCTLAMFHCLIFDMPKAHELAKKTLHLIKLEPVEGLEDTLHRLVKLIKSKPFYVK